The following coding sequences lie in one Chelatococcus sp. YT9 genomic window:
- a CDS encoding DMT family transporter — translation MHTASHPQLSASPRQNQTLGIALLMASEACFAVSGGVSKYLTGALPPLQIAWIRFVVFAAVVIGTIVWRRDWSALKSQCLGPQFLRCLGIVGATVFFILSLKRLPLAETSALFFVSPLLIILAARMVLGEAMNTTRYIAVGSGFAGALLVIKPGSHGLGLDAMLPLSAALSWAVAIVATRWTGSRERPLTGCFMLPWSAWQ, via the coding sequence TTGCATACTGCTTCCCATCCGCAACTCTCAGCATCGCCGCGCCAAAACCAAACCCTCGGAATTGCGCTGCTGATGGCCTCAGAGGCTTGTTTCGCAGTCTCTGGCGGAGTCTCTAAATATCTAACTGGCGCGCTACCGCCGTTGCAGATTGCCTGGATCCGGTTCGTTGTCTTTGCGGCTGTCGTCATCGGGACGATCGTCTGGCGTCGAGATTGGTCGGCGCTTAAGTCGCAATGTCTCGGCCCGCAATTCCTCCGCTGCCTGGGGATCGTCGGCGCGACCGTCTTTTTCATTCTCTCCCTAAAGAGACTGCCGCTAGCGGAGACATCTGCTCTCTTCTTTGTCTCACCGCTGCTCATCATCCTCGCTGCGCGAATGGTCCTCGGTGAAGCAATGAATACTACGCGCTATATCGCAGTGGGCTCTGGTTTCGCGGGAGCGCTGCTGGTCATCAAGCCGGGTTCCCACGGCCTCGGCTTGGACGCCATGCTCCCACTTTCGGCGGCCCTCTCATGGGCTGTCGCGATCGTCGCAACACGCTGGACCGGCAGCCGCGAGCGCCCGTTGACGGGGTGCTTTATGCTGCCGTGGTCGGCTTGGCAGTGA
- a CDS encoding SpvB/TcaC N-terminal domain-containing protein has translation MLSGNGTDASAFCWNLLSPLKDFTRRAAISILAVSVALGTMPVQAQTAGPSPTVPAPTAPATSSSPPQAAPGVPPMGPQIRPPRPLGPPVLPSPAQSSAQPVTAQPAPQPSPAEMATGQKAPGTAGRAGPGAVTPDPVKTEPPAMATPKPEAKPDAAKAETDKAEGDKADAEKKDAENADAYKVDQPTVLAEGGPALAPGDFDKQAPTEPEAPFNGSFTQRIPLEVPNYRGLEPKLSLVYDSSQGLRAGGMNAGLLGVGWDLGGLSDIVRVSRINGAPRFDNADTWLLDGAELVPCSEVSSSPSCSYGGTHTTRVESYKHIRFNGGENSWTVTAKDGTRYIYRSTQYFRGATTAAMRATTATCSGGFSTGATTTTSSITPTAVRPSRSAIPRRSNTTAPPSTSIGRSAAPIRRRGSPTASI, from the coding sequence ATGTTGTCTGGCAACGGCACCGATGCGTCCGCGTTTTGCTGGAACTTGCTTAGCCCACTTAAAGATTTCACCCGGCGCGCTGCGATCAGTATTCTCGCGGTGAGCGTCGCGCTCGGCACGATGCCGGTGCAGGCCCAGACGGCAGGCCCGTCCCCCACCGTGCCAGCGCCCACGGCACCCGCCACCAGTTCGTCCCCGCCGCAGGCAGCGCCCGGCGTGCCTCCAATGGGTCCGCAGATCCGGCCGCCGCGCCCTCTGGGACCGCCGGTTTTGCCGAGCCCCGCGCAGTCGTCCGCGCAGCCGGTGACGGCACAGCCCGCGCCACAACCCTCGCCCGCGGAGATGGCGACCGGTCAGAAGGCGCCGGGGACAGCGGGTCGCGCGGGACCTGGTGCGGTGACACCCGATCCTGTGAAGACCGAGCCGCCGGCGATGGCGACGCCAAAGCCTGAGGCGAAGCCTGATGCGGCCAAGGCTGAGACGGATAAGGCCGAAGGCGACAAGGCTGACGCGGAAAAGAAGGACGCGGAGAATGCCGACGCATACAAGGTGGATCAGCCGACCGTGCTCGCGGAAGGTGGTCCAGCCCTGGCGCCCGGCGACTTCGACAAGCAGGCGCCAACCGAGCCCGAAGCCCCCTTCAATGGCAGCTTCACCCAGCGCATTCCGCTCGAGGTGCCCAATTATCGGGGGCTCGAGCCGAAGCTGAGCCTCGTCTATGATTCCAGCCAGGGCCTGCGCGCCGGCGGTATGAATGCCGGCCTTCTTGGTGTTGGCTGGGATCTCGGCGGTCTCTCCGACATCGTGCGGGTGTCGCGCATCAATGGCGCCCCGCGCTTCGACAATGCCGACACCTGGCTGCTCGATGGCGCCGAGCTCGTACCCTGCAGCGAAGTCTCATCCAGCCCGAGCTGCAGCTATGGCGGCACGCATACGACGCGGGTTGAGAGCTACAAGCATATCCGGTTCAATGGCGGGGAGAACTCCTGGACCGTCACGGCCAAGGACGGCACCCGCTATATCTATCGCTCGACGCAGTACTTCCGGGGGGCGACGACAGCGGCAATGAGGGCCACTACCGCTACATGCTCTGGCGGGTTCTCGACTGGCGCAACGACAACAACATCGTCCATTACTCCTACAGCTGTCCGTCCTTCTCGGTCTGCTATCCCACGCAGATCCAATACAACGGCTCCTCCGTCGACTTCTATTGGCAGGAGCGCGGCGCCGATCAGAAGACGCGGCTCGCCAACGGCATCGATCTGA
- a CDS encoding VCBS repeat-containing protein → MLYDAAAGDFDGDGRSELLVLGSLPQSGLYVWNGTTLVRDTSKFYPYLLRVGLLTPTGYRVGDFNGDGKSDILAINQIAGGFHTFYEIHLSNGTTFVPQGVNTWEWVPTGPRSTPATSMVTARRTLRPSSTS, encoded by the coding sequence GTGCTCTATGACGCCGCCGCTGGCGACTTCGATGGGGATGGACGCAGTGAACTCCTGGTGCTCGGTAGCCTCCCGCAATCCGGGCTCTATGTCTGGAACGGCACAACACTGGTCCGGGATACGTCCAAATTCTACCCCTACCTGCTGCGTGTCGGCCTGCTAACGCCGACCGGCTACCGGGTTGGCGATTTCAACGGGGATGGTAAAAGCGATATCCTTGCCATCAATCAGATTGCCGGCGGTTTCCATACCTTCTACGAGATCCACCTCTCGAATGGCACGACCTTCGTTCCCCAGGGCGTCAACACCTGGGAATGGGTCCCGACCGGTCCGCGCTCTACACCAGCGACTTCAATGGTGACGGCAAGACGGACGTTGCGACCTTCATCGACCTCCTGA
- a CDS encoding RHS repeat-associated core domain-containing protein, whose amino-acid sequence MGPDRSALYTSDFNGDGKTDVATFIDLLNGTSKVDVALSNGRSSELQNWFGSIAVSTTLDGYIAVGDYDGDGRSDLAIGALWTPGALLLARGSRFVQITSPAQGLILGAGDVNGDGKADLLGTGNVTTSLLYLSKRDPASSIPDLIYEFKNVFGGYTGVVYRPSTRWANGRMYSTPLQTVTNVTRLDGRGVVAETKYEYGGGLWDGMERRFLGFRWAKMTPPCVAVGNCPWTDYEFSQAYAAVGKALYSYVRNAGTLLRQVDQTYVVNNTALPYTALNTASRVTEKLPGGDRTSRVTRTFDTFANIASVTEHGNLAAVGDERYAYRDFSYNFDRYIVDKPFAQRLYGAAGPSSTPLLDTRYLWDNQPYTTAPSTGNLTQVDRWRNTDDTLAVTAMTYDGKGNMTAQVDPVGNRFEYDYDPTYHIFPIKTRNPLYFAPVIDTRQETTATYDVLCGLPETTTDIDSLVTHYGYDPLCRPTSVVKPGGDYTLTTYSNIGDAQTQYVTTLTPPAAGTQQVWTSRFFDGMGRTYATVMEGLTLERLAFNPRGLVQSRTSPYYGVGPGYDTNYTYDALDRLVLTTNPDNTTVTTSYQASPDAFDQTTVVDELGRTTITHKDAYGNTVFLDRFNAGVRNRMSMQYDAVDRLCRVTDQPGNLWIYGYNSLSNRVSALDPNLGQWWYNYDLAGNLVWVSPHTPTQVGASAYSYDANGNLLAGSNRTYTWDGDNRPATVTMVTGITTAMTYGPDDSRLKKVANTGPNRTPQTTLYLGPEIERGPDGVWQKYPYPDINKRGTAATFLHRDHLNTVRSITDAAGAEVLHRYYRPYGQIPITTSTFKEAKAFIGERQDSETGLLYLNARFYDPALGRFISPDWWDPTIPGVGTNRYAYSQNDPINKSDPNGHVDDAGVHEFNNDPANQPGGGENYAGEENDDATEDTTQALPFAPIVFAGVLCEAMCPAALLALGVYGVQQSILNNKPSPSATPPASPPATTTNATPPDPNDPEDPNRWQDIISPDRVKHILDGDEGGPGGGHRGGTGRSGKSEFPSSWSDNKTLNSIADIARDPNVPSTSSGSRAVKEGVRDGIEIRTVVDKNGNVVTGYPTNVPQNP is encoded by the coding sequence ATGGGTCCCGACCGGTCCGCGCTCTACACCAGCGACTTCAATGGTGACGGCAAGACGGACGTTGCGACCTTCATCGACCTCCTGAATGGCACTTCGAAGGTCGACGTCGCCCTGTCGAACGGGCGCTCGTCCGAGCTCCAGAACTGGTTCGGCTCGATCGCCGTCAGCACCACGCTCGATGGCTATATTGCGGTCGGGGATTACGATGGCGATGGACGTAGCGACCTTGCGATCGGCGCCCTGTGGACACCCGGTGCGCTTCTTCTCGCGCGCGGATCACGGTTCGTGCAAATCACGTCACCCGCGCAGGGGCTTATTCTCGGAGCCGGTGATGTCAATGGTGACGGCAAGGCCGATCTCCTCGGAACCGGCAATGTCACGACCTCCCTCCTCTATCTCTCGAAGCGGGACCCTGCCAGTTCCATTCCCGACCTGATTTACGAGTTCAAGAACGTCTTTGGCGGCTACACCGGCGTCGTCTATCGGCCCTCAACGCGCTGGGCCAACGGGCGGATGTACAGCACGCCGCTGCAGACGGTGACGAATGTGACGCGGCTTGACGGCCGCGGCGTCGTAGCCGAGACCAAGTATGAATATGGGGGCGGCCTTTGGGACGGCATGGAGCGCCGCTTCCTCGGCTTCCGCTGGGCCAAGATGACCCCGCCCTGCGTCGCGGTCGGCAACTGCCCCTGGACCGACTACGAGTTCTCGCAGGCCTATGCGGCGGTCGGCAAGGCGCTGTACAGCTATGTCCGCAATGCCGGCACACTTCTGCGCCAGGTCGACCAGACCTATGTGGTCAACAACACGGCGCTGCCCTATACGGCGCTCAACACCGCGAGCCGTGTCACCGAAAAACTGCCCGGCGGGGATCGCACATCCCGGGTCACGCGGACCTTCGACACCTTCGCCAATATCGCCAGCGTCACTGAACATGGCAATCTGGCAGCCGTCGGAGACGAACGCTACGCGTACCGCGACTTCTCCTACAACTTCGACCGCTACATCGTCGACAAGCCCTTTGCCCAACGGCTTTATGGGGCGGCAGGGCCGAGCTCCACGCCCCTTCTCGACACCCGCTATCTCTGGGACAACCAGCCCTATACCACCGCGCCTTCCACCGGCAACCTGACCCAGGTCGACCGCTGGCGGAACACCGACGATACGCTCGCCGTCACGGCCATGACGTATGACGGCAAGGGCAATATGACGGCCCAGGTCGATCCGGTCGGCAATCGCTTTGAATACGACTACGACCCCACCTACCACATCTTTCCCATCAAAACGCGGAACCCGCTCTACTTTGCGCCGGTCATTGACACCCGACAGGAAACAACCGCGACCTATGATGTCCTCTGCGGCCTGCCGGAAACAACCACCGATATCGACAGCCTCGTCACCCACTACGGCTATGACCCGCTCTGCCGGCCGACGTCAGTGGTCAAGCCAGGTGGCGACTACACGCTGACGACCTATTCGAATATCGGCGATGCGCAGACCCAGTACGTCACGACCCTGACGCCACCGGCCGCCGGCACCCAGCAGGTCTGGACCTCCCGCTTCTTCGATGGCATGGGCCGCACCTATGCAACCGTCATGGAAGGGCTGACGCTGGAAAGGCTCGCCTTCAATCCGCGCGGCCTCGTCCAGTCTCGCACCTCGCCCTATTACGGGGTCGGGCCAGGCTATGACACGAACTACACCTATGACGCGCTCGACCGCCTGGTTTTGACCACCAATCCCGACAACACCACGGTCACCACGAGCTACCAGGCCTCGCCGGATGCCTTCGACCAGACGACGGTCGTCGACGAGCTCGGCCGCACGACCATCACGCACAAGGATGCCTACGGCAACACCGTCTTCCTCGACCGCTTCAATGCTGGTGTCCGCAACCGCATGTCGATGCAGTATGACGCGGTCGACCGGCTGTGCCGTGTCACCGACCAGCCCGGCAATCTCTGGATCTATGGCTACAACTCCCTGTCGAACCGGGTGTCGGCGCTCGATCCCAATCTCGGCCAGTGGTGGTATAACTATGACCTCGCCGGCAATCTCGTCTGGGTCAGCCCGCATACACCCACCCAGGTCGGGGCCTCCGCCTACAGCTACGACGCCAACGGCAACCTCTTGGCCGGCTCCAACCGCACCTACACCTGGGACGGGGACAATCGCCCGGCGACGGTAACAATGGTCACCGGCATCACGACAGCCATGACCTATGGGCCGGACGACTCACGCCTGAAGAAGGTCGCCAACACCGGTCCCAACCGCACGCCGCAGACGACGCTCTATCTCGGGCCGGAGATCGAGCGGGGGCCGGACGGTGTCTGGCAGAAATACCCCTATCCCGACATCAACAAGCGCGGCACGGCGGCGACCTTCCTGCATCGCGACCACCTGAACACGGTGCGCTCGATCACCGACGCCGCCGGTGCCGAGGTGCTGCACCGCTACTACCGGCCCTACGGCCAGATCCCGATCACCACCTCGACCTTCAAGGAAGCCAAGGCCTTCATCGGCGAGCGCCAGGACAGCGAGACCGGGCTCCTCTATCTCAACGCCCGCTTCTATGATCCGGCCCTGGGGCGGTTCATCTCGCCGGATTGGTGGGATCCGACCATTCCAGGCGTCGGCACCAACCGCTATGCTTACTCACAGAACGATCCGATCAACAAGTCCGACCCCAACGGGCATGTCGATGACGCAGGCGTCCATGAGTTCAACAACGATCCTGCGAACCAGCCTGGGGGCGGTGAGAACTACGCGGGTGAAGAGAACGACGACGCGACCGAAGACACGACGCAGGCTCTGCCCTTCGCTCCAATTGTGTTTGCGGGGGTTTTATGTGAGGCGATGTGCCCGGCGGCCCTACTTGCTTTAGGTGTATATGGGGTTCAGCAGAGCATCCTGAACAACAAGCCGTCTCCCAGCGCGACCCCACCGGCTAGTCCGCCTGCGACCACCACAAACGCTACACCGCCTGATCCAAATGATCCGGAAGATCCTAACCGCTGGCAAGACATCATAAGCCCCGATCGAGTAAAGCACATACTTGATGGAGATGAAGGGGGACCAGGCGGAGGGCATCGCGGCGGTACCGGTAGATCTGGAAAATCTGAGTTCCCATCGAGCTGGTCGGACAATAAGACATTAAACTCAATTGCCGATATCGCCCGAGATCCCAACGTGCCATCAACATCAAGCGGCTCACGCGCAGTAAAGGAAGGCGTACGTGATGGAATCGAGATCAGAACAGTGGTCGACAAAAACGGAAACGTAGTGACCGGATATCCGACAAACGTCCCTCAGAATCCATAA
- a CDS encoding DUF4214 domain-containing protein gives MPAQSFTAQMYNAFLGRAPEPNDYAWWVYLYPTMTETAFINAWAATPEAKALNPWIDSPTLTNAHIFIASLYVHLYDRIPDAAGQTFWANELQANGIAPVLLALLAVGGTDGAVLANRTEVGVYFAEKFLAAGAAPAFSWQQSILNSVDATPASVTAAKAQIDAWVPPRRSMRRSAPMLTSSPAPRPTTSPVSPAS, from the coding sequence ATGCCCGCCCAATCCTTCACCGCGCAGATGTACAATGCCTTCCTCGGGCGGGCGCCGGAGCCGAACGACTATGCCTGGTGGGTCTACCTCTATCCCACCATGACCGAGACCGCCTTCATCAATGCCTGGGCGGCCACGCCCGAGGCCAAGGCTCTCAACCCCTGGATCGATAGCCCGACCCTCACCAACGCCCATATCTTCATCGCCTCGCTCTATGTCCACCTCTACGACCGCATTCCCGATGCGGCCGGCCAGACCTTCTGGGCCAATGAGCTGCAGGCCAATGGCATCGCCCCTGTGCTGCTCGCGCTCCTTGCGGTCGGGGGTACGGACGGCGCCGTGCTCGCCAACCGCACCGAGGTCGGCGTCTATTTCGCGGAGAAGTTCCTGGCGGCCGGCGCCGCGCCTGCCTTCTCCTGGCAGCAGTCGATCCTGAACAGCGTCGATGCCACGCCAGCTTCGGTCACTGCAGCCAAGGCCCAGATCGACGCCTGGGTGCCGCCGCGCCGCTCGATGCGACGCTCGGCACCTATGCTGACGTCCTCGCCCGCGCCAAGACCTACAACATCACCGGTCTCCCCAGCTTCATGA